CCTTGTTCATCAATAAACTCAATCATTTCTTTAATTAATTTATATCTATCTGTTGTTGTTTTCTTTAATAATTCATCAACATCTACACCGCCATAAACTATCATATCTTCTTTTTGATATTTAAATTTATTAGGATCGTCCATGTGAAGCATATATCTCACAAGACCTTTCACACTTCCTGCAATCTGCGGAATAGTCGCATTCAATTCTTCTGTAATTATTTTTATCTGTTCATAAGATTTATTACCCTCATACATCACTAGAATATGATAATGCTCTTT
The window above is part of the Carboxydocella sporoproducens DSM 16521 genome. Proteins encoded here:
- a CDS encoding Rep family protein — translated: KEHYHILVMYEGNKSYEQIKIITEELNATIPQIAGSVKGLVRYMLHMDDPNKFKYQKEDMIVYGGVDVDELLKKTTTDRYKLIKEMIEFIDEQGIVEFKSLMDYAMKFKFDDWFPLLCDNSAYVIQEYIKSNRYKSDR